The Thermodesulfobacteriota bacterium region TTTGGGGATCCCCTGCCCATTGTCTCTCACGCTGACGGCTATCTCGGAATTGATCCTCCGGCTGCTTACACAAACCAGCCCATCCTTACCTATCTCATCTATAGCATTGGTTATCAGGTTCAGAAACACCTGCTGGAGCTGGGCTCGGTCACTGGCAATGATGGGAAGATCAGTCTCCAGCTCTTTCTCTATCGTAATGTTATTTGTCCGGGCATAACTCTCCAGAAAGGTTATCGTCTCATTCAGGATTTCGTTTATGTCCACATCCTCCAGATGAGGCTCCATCCTCCGAGCAAATCCAAGCATCCCGTGGGTTACCTTTCTCGCCCTCTCCACGTGTTCCTCTATCTTCCTCAGTGATTTTTTATACTCCTCAAAGTGCTGACTCTTCTGAAATTCCTCTTCCGTCAGGAGATCCTCCATCCATCCGGTTTTTTCGGCAATAACGGCAAGGGGGTTGTTGATTTCATGGGCAACGCCGGCCGCCATCTTACCAAGGGCTGCCAGTTTGTCTGCATGGACGAGTTGCGCATTAAGTTCATTCATCTTCCGGTCAGCCGTTTCCAGGTGTCTGACGGTCAGACGGGTTGTAAAGATAGTTGTCAGGATGATCAGCAAGCAACCTGAGACAACGATAATGATCTCTATCCTTTTCGTTTTAAACAGTTTCGTCATCTCTTCCGACGCATCCTGACTGATCACCAAAAGCCAGCTGTTTTTTTTCAACCACCTTCCGGCATAGAGCACCTTTCTCCCCTCACTGTTTACCTTTTCTAATGCCGTTGTCCCCTCTCCGAAGATAGTGGGATTAAGATTTGATTTAGAAAGAATCTCACCACCAAAACGCAGGTGCGTTTGATGGAAACCCTCTCTGTTGATAATAAAGGCATCTCCCGTTTTTCCTACCTGTGCTGCCCGGACAAGACCCTCAAAAACATCAGAGTCTATTGTTGCCCTGAGTATCCAGATCCTGTTGTTTTCCTGGCGTCGGACAGCGATGATAAAATGGGGTATTCGCCTGTAGCCCGTGAAGACATCGCTGACGTAAACACCCTTACTTTCAACTTCACCGAACCACGGTTGCTGATAATAGTTCAGACCGATAAGGTTGTAAGGGCCTACATAGGCGACATGTTTTCCGGCACTGTCAATCAAACCAAGATCAATGAAACCACCGACCCGATGGTTCATTATCTGAAAAATCCTCTCTAATTTACCCCTAGCTGCTAAATAATCAAAGGTATATGTGTCTGCCATGGCAAGTAGAATGGCAGTGCGTTCCTTTAAGAAAAGCTCTATAGCGTTACCCTGTGCCCTGGCACGATATTCAATCTGTTCCTCAATTTTATTTCTGAACACCTGGGCGAACTGGTAATAAATAATCACACTGAGAAAGATGAGGGGTATAAAAGCAACTGTCAGGGTGATGAAGATGATCTTCCTCCTGAGGTTTGCATATAGTCGTCTTTTCATCTCAAACCCCTTCCAATTTTTTTTCCTCTTCCAGGTGTTTTATCTTTTGCTCCTGAATCGTTTTTCTCTTATAGGCATCTTCGAGTTTATATAACAATTCATCAATATCCATTGGTTTCATCAGATAATCAAATGCCCCTACCTCCATTCCCTCAACGGCGACTTCCATATTTGCATGTCCTGTAAGCATAATCACCTCCACGAGGGGTCTCACCTTTTTGATTTCCCGCAACGTCTGTATGCCATCCATACCATCCATTCTTACATCCAGTACCACCACATCTGGTGGCGTCTCCTTCAGGACCTTGAGGGCATCTTCACCGCTGCCCACACCTGTTACCTTTAAATTTCGCTTTTTCAGCCTTTTCATTAAAGTCTCTAAAAATTCTCTTTCGTCATCTACCAGAAGGACGCTGAATTCATCCAACCGTGCCACCTCCTTTTCTTCTAGCTGCCTGCCTGATCTTATTAAGAAGATCATCCAGGTCGCAGGGTTTGGTAAGATAGGCAAATGCCCCGAGGGACAAACCATCCCTGGCAGCCTGCTCGGAACCGTGGCCCGTAAGCATGATAACCTCCATATGAGGATATACTTTTTTGAAGATCTTTAAAACCTCAATACCATCCATATCCTCCATCTTCAGATCTAAAACGGCTACATCGAAATCCTGTTTCCTGAGAGCCTGAATGGCTTCCGTACCGCTGAGAGCAACAGTTGCATGAATATTTCTCCTTGACAGTCTTTTGGACAAAACACTAACGTAGCCCTCTTCATCGTCCACTAAAAGCAGATTAATACTCTCTGTTTGATTTATCCCTGTTTTCATCGTTTTTGGCAGTCTTTATTGACGGCTTCGTAAAAAGTCCATCTGTCCGCCTGATGCGGATTCCGCTGCATCCTCAGTCATTGCAGCGTACACGTAAGTACGCCTCATTCCTTAGGATTTGCGCGCCTTGCATCTGGTCCGCCTCTAACGGACTACTGTGCCATCTGATTTTTTACTTTTTACGACTTCATTTTTATTGAAATCTATAAGAGAGTTCTTTTATCCTCGCCTCTCTGATCTTCTCTTCATGCTTATACTTCTTATCCTTTGCCTGTTCAATCTTGGCTAAAAGTTGTTCCATGTCAGAAGGCTTCATCAGGTAATCAAATGCCCCAAGCTTCATTCCTTCGATGGCTGACTCCACAGTAGCGTGACCTGTAAGCATTATAACCTCTACCAGAGGGAATTTGCTTTTGATCTCCTTAAGAGTCTCTATACCATCCATGCCCGGCATCTTGACATCCAGGATAACAATATCTATCGTCCTGTTAGATGCGAGCGTTTTAAGCGCCTCATACCCGCTGAATGCACCAATAACCGTGAAACCCTTTTTAGTCAGGCGTTTGATCATGGTTTCCACAAACGGCTCCTCATCGTCAACCAGCATTATATTTGTCATTATCATAGCCCTCCTTTGATGTCCGAGTTCCAACTCCATACTCGGCACTTTCTATTTTTTCAAACCTCTTTTCTCTCTGTCCCGATGGGAAGCCGTACGTGAAAGGTTGTACCCTTTCCTGGGGCGCTATTGACACTGATCCTCCCACCCATTCTATCGATAATCCCATAACAGATGGATAATCCAAGCCCTGTACCTTTACCCACCGGCTTTGTAGTAAAAAACGGGTCAAAAATCCTCTGAATATCAGCTTGAGGGATACCACGCCCAGTATCAGACACATCAATAACCACAAAACCATCATCCACGTGGGTCATTATACTAACTACCCCCCCATCTTTACCGATAGCATCGATAGCGTTGTTTATCAGATTGAGAAGAACCTGCTGAACCTCTGATGGTGATGCAGTAATTGGGGGAATATCCGGACTGAGTTTAGTTTCTATCTTTATACTTCTATACCTTGCTGTCCTTTGGGAAAGTCCTACTACTTCTTCAATCAACTCATTCAAATTTAAGTTATAAAGCTTTGAATCGGTTTTACGTGCAAAACTCAGCAATTTATGTGTAATCTGCTTGCAGCGGATTCCCTGTGCCCTTATCTGTTTTAAGGCACGCCTGAACTCATAAAGTGTATCGCTGCTTTGGAGTTCTCCCTCTTCCAACAAATCCTCCATCCACCCCGCTTCTTCCACCATGATAGCCACGGGATTGTTCACCTCATGAGCGATGCCTGCTGCTAGCTCCCCTATTGATGCGAGTTTACCTGCCTCTACGACCTGTTCACGCATCTTTACCTTTTCCATGTCAGCCCTTTCTATACGTCCCACTATTTTTTTTGTAAGGAGAAAGCTTATCAACAGGACTGAAAAGAAGCTTACAAAAGAGATATATATAACCAATTTCCTCACGTGGTAGAGGGATGAAAAGGCGTCTGCCGAGTCCTGTTTACAGACCAGCATCCATTCTCTATTCTTGAGAAATGAAATAGCGTAGATTACCTTCTTTCTCTTTTCCTTTTCGGTTTCAACGACTGAAACACCACTAGCTCCAGGGAATGTTTTCTTAAGGATAGAATATACAAAATGAATGTCTTCCCTATCCTTAAATTTTGGATTCGTTTGAAACTCTCCGCTGAGATTCAAAATAAAGGCATGGCCGGTCTTGCCTATTTTAATGTTTTCAACCCGTGAAGTGAATTTTTCTATATCTATAGTAGTCCTTATAATCCAGATTCTCCCCTCATTATCCTTCGTTTTTATCGCTATAATGAAGTGGGGCAACCCTCTAATGCCAAGGAAGACATCGCTGATAAAGTAATCCCTGGTCATAGCCTTCTTGAACCAATCCGCATCAGAATATCTTGCATATTCAAGTTGAAAGGGTCCGGCATAGGCACGCTGGTATCCCCTGTTGTCTATAACCCCAAGGTCAACAAAATCCCCATACCTATTTTGCAGTATTTCAAGCCTTTCTCTTAAAAATGAACCATTAAGGAGCTGCTCCACAGTAGTTGAGTCTACAAGTGTCTGGATGTCAGCCAGCTTTTCCTCCAGAAATGTATCTATATGGATTTTATGCTTGTTAACGATGGTTTCCAGGTATACTATGGCATTATTCTTTAAGGATTGACTGTAGTAGTAAATAGTTATCCCCCCGATGGAGATGAGAGGTATAATGGAGATACTGATCATTAACACTACAATCATTCTCGTGAGGATACGGTAATATTGATGATTTTTGTCGGATTCAGCTTTCATTTGCCTCGCAGGGCAAAAATAACTTATAGGGTTAAACAAACCTTGAAGAGAGTTCTTTTATCTTTGCTTCCCTGATCTTTTCTTCGTGCTTATTCTTTTTATCCTTTGCCTCTCCGATCTTTGCCAGGAGTTGATCCATATCGCATGGTTTCATCAGGTAATCGTATGCACCAAGCTTCATACCCTCTATGGCAGTCTCTACTGTTGCATGACCGGTGAGCATTAGCACCTCTACAAGTGGTTTCAGTCTCTTTATCTCTCTAAGGGTTTCAATACCACTGAGACCAGGCATCATAACATCGACGATAGCGACATCAACATTGTATTCGTTGATCTTTTGAAGGGCATCTTCCCCATTCAGGGCAGTATTGACATCAAAATCCCGATTCCTCAATCGTTCTGCCAGTATATCTACAAAACTCTCCTCATCGTCCACTAATAACAGCATTGTTTTCATAGGTTTCTCCCTTTGATAAGTAGGGATGACCCGTTGGGTCACACCTACTTATAAGATTTTTAAAATGTAATTTCCTGTCTCACTCCGTTTATAACTGCAAAAGAAGAGGCAGGCCATACATAGTTATCATCAGGGCAATGGATCTGTATGC contains the following coding sequences:
- a CDS encoding response regulator gives rise to the protein MKTGINQTESINLLLVDDEEGYVSVLSKRLSRRNIHATVALSGTEAIQALRKQDFDVAVLDLKMEDMDGIEVLKIFKKVYPHMEVIMLTGHGSEQAARDGLSLGAFAYLTKPCDLDDLLNKIRQAARRKGGGTVG
- a CDS encoding response regulator — translated: MIMTNIMLVDDEEPFVETMIKRLTKKGFTVIGAFSGYEALKTLASNRTIDIVILDVKMPGMDGIETLKEIKSKFPLVEVIMLTGHATVESAIEGMKLGAFDYLMKPSDMEQLLAKIEQAKDKKYKHEEKIREARIKELSYRFQ
- a CDS encoding ATP-binding protein, which gives rise to MKAESDKNHQYYRILTRMIVVLMISISIIPLISIGGITIYYYSQSLKNNAIVYLETIVNKHKIHIDTFLEEKLADIQTLVDSTTVEQLLNGSFLRERLEILQNRYGDFVDLGVIDNRGYQRAYAGPFQLEYARYSDADWFKKAMTRDYFISDVFLGIRGLPHFIIAIKTKDNEGRIWIIRTTIDIEKFTSRVENIKIGKTGHAFILNLSGEFQTNPKFKDREDIHFVYSILKKTFPGASGVSVVETEKEKRKKVIYAISFLKNREWMLVCKQDSADAFSSLYHVRKLVIYISFVSFFSVLLISFLLTKKIVGRIERADMEKVKMREQVVEAGKLASIGELAAGIAHEVNNPVAIMVEEAGWMEDLLEEGELQSSDTLYEFRRALKQIRAQGIRCKQITHKLLSFARKTDSKLYNLNLNELIEEVVGLSQRTARYRSIKIETKLSPDIPPITASPSEVQQVLLNLINNAIDAIGKDGGVVSIMTHVDDGFVVIDVSDTGRGIPQADIQRIFDPFFTTKPVGKGTGLGLSICYGIIDRMGGRISVNSAPGKGTTFHVRLPIGTERKEV
- a CDS encoding response regulator, whose amino-acid sequence is MKTMLLLVDDEESFVDILAERLRNRDFDVNTALNGEDALQKINEYNVDVAIVDVMMPGLSGIETLREIKRLKPLVEVLMLTGHATVETAIEGMKLGAYDYLMKPCDMDQLLAKIGEAKDKKNKHEEKIREAKIKELSSRFV
- a CDS encoding response regulator, which produces MDEFSVLLVDDEREFLETLMKRLKKRNLKVTGVGSGEDALKVLKETPPDVVVLDVRMDGMDGIQTLREIKKVRPLVEVIMLTGHANMEVAVEGMEVGAFDYLMKPMDIDELLYKLEDAYKRKTIQEQKIKHLEEEKKLEGV
- a CDS encoding ATP-binding protein; translated protein: MKRRLYANLRRKIIFITLTVAFIPLIFLSVIIYYQFAQVFRNKIEEQIEYRARAQGNAIELFLKERTAILLAMADTYTFDYLAARGKLERIFQIMNHRVGGFIDLGLIDSAGKHVAYVGPYNLIGLNYYQQPWFGEVESKGVYVSDVFTGYRRIPHFIIAVRRQENNRIWILRATIDSDVFEGLVRAAQVGKTGDAFIINREGFHQTHLRFGGEILSKSNLNPTIFGEGTTALEKVNSEGRKVLYAGRWLKKNSWLLVISQDASEEMTKLFKTKRIEIIIVVSGCLLIILTTIFTTRLTVRHLETADRKMNELNAQLVHADKLAALGKMAAGVAHEINNPLAVIAEKTGWMEDLLTEEEFQKSQHFEEYKKSLRKIEEHVERARKVTHGMLGFARRMEPHLEDVDINEILNETITFLESYARTNNITIEKELETDLPIIASDRAQLQQVFLNLITNAIDEIGKDGLVCVSSRRINSEIAVSVRDNGQGIPKEYQARVFEPFFTTKQGGKGTGLGLSITHNIVQNMGGTITLESEKEKGTTFTVRLPIVVPEKK